The Synechocystis sp. PCC 7509 genome includes a window with the following:
- a CDS encoding helix-turn-helix domain-containing protein has product MKVKRSTEKSSPGLGARIRQARVADNRSVETLCRLAQISRVYWYDIESEKIRGALPEETLRRIEQVLAVNLEVNFDD; this is encoded by the coding sequence ATGAAAGTAAAGCGGAGTACGGAAAAATCTTCTCCGGGGCTAGGAGCGCGAATACGACAAGCAAGAGTTGCGGACAATCGTTCTGTAGAAACACTGTGTAGATTAGCTCAAATATCGCGTGTTTATTGGTATGACATTGAATCAGAAAAAATACGTGGTGCATTACCAGAGGAAACACTACGCAGAATTGAGCAAGTATTAGCAGTGAACTTAGAGGTGAATTTTGATGACTAA
- a CDS encoding DUF1997 domain-containing protein: protein MPTRFSASQCVEIVVPQPVAIHHYLRQPQRLVSTLVDPSRLEVLGQDCYRLKMRPLSFMMLSIQPTVDLKVWATANGTIHLQSVGCEIRGVEYINQRFKLDLVGYLSPEQINGETRLKGKADLKVEVELPIPLSMMPGALIEATGNGLLKSVLLTIKQRLLHQLLADYHNWVNAQTGTPQTPLLPPNAATST, encoded by the coding sequence ATGCCCACTCGGTTTAGTGCCTCTCAGTGCGTGGAAATTGTAGTTCCACAGCCTGTAGCAATTCATCATTATTTACGTCAGCCTCAACGATTGGTTTCAACACTTGTCGATCCAAGTCGGCTAGAAGTATTGGGACAAGATTGTTATCGGCTAAAAATGCGCCCCCTCAGTTTTATGATGCTGAGTATCCAACCAACGGTAGACCTCAAAGTTTGGGCAACAGCAAATGGAACTATTCACTTACAGTCTGTAGGTTGCGAGATTAGAGGCGTTGAGTATATTAACCAGCGCTTTAAGTTGGACTTGGTGGGCTATTTATCGCCAGAGCAAATTAACGGCGAAACGCGGCTAAAAGGTAAGGCAGATTTGAAAGTAGAAGTAGAATTGCCTATACCTTTGTCAATGATGCCTGGAGCGTTAATAGAAGCAACGGGTAATGGTTTGCTTAAAAGTGTTTTATTAACAATTAAGCAACGATTGTTACATCAACTTTTAGCGGACTATCATAATTGGGTAAACGCCCAAACCGGAACGCCTCAAACGCCACTTTTGCCGCCAAATGCTGCCACTTCTACTTGA
- a CDS encoding ribonuclease HII yields MKRAFIGLEFDTAICEGVLEVAGVDEVGRGALFGPVVAAAVILPGSALSQLVEAQIRDSKQLSAYRREELAKKICNGATSWGIGFASSREIDQINILQASLLAMKRAILKLKVKPQLCLVDGNHAIKDLIIPQQTLVKGDEKSLAIACASIVAKVWRDDLIIRLAKKYPLYGLEANKGYGTARHLQALQQYGASPLHRMSFRPCQVEVAAFGGKSGV; encoded by the coding sequence ATGAAACGAGCATTTATAGGTTTAGAGTTTGACACAGCAATTTGCGAAGGTGTACTAGAAGTTGCTGGAGTAGATGAAGTAGGTAGAGGTGCTTTATTTGGCCCAGTGGTAGCCGCCGCCGTAATTTTACCTGGTTCTGCTTTATCGCAACTTGTAGAAGCACAAATTAGAGATAGCAAACAGTTGTCTGCTTACCGCCGAGAAGAATTAGCCAAAAAAATTTGCAACGGTGCAACAAGTTGGGGTATTGGCTTTGCTTCTAGTCGTGAAATCGACCAAATTAATATTTTACAAGCATCGTTACTAGCTATGAAACGAGCGATCCTTAAGCTCAAAGTAAAGCCGCAATTGTGTTTAGTTGACGGTAATCATGCTATTAAAGACTTAATAATTCCCCAACAAACCTTAGTTAAAGGAGACGAAAAGTCTTTAGCGATCGCCTGCGCTAGTATTGTTGCTAAAGTCTGGCGGGACGACTTAATAATTCGTTTGGCTAAAAAGTATCCCCTGTACGGTCTAGAAGCAAATAAAGGTTACGGTACAGCCCGTCATCTGCAAGCGCTCCAACAATACGGAGCATCACCCTTGCATCGAATGTCTTTTCGTCCGTGTCAAGTAGAAGTGGCAGCATTTGGCGGCAAAAGTGGCGTTTGA
- a CDS encoding Rne/Rng family ribonuclease produces the protein MPKQIIIAEQHHIAAVFSEDQIQELVVATGHHQISDVYLGVVENVLPGIDAAFVNIGDSERNGFIHVTDLGPLRLKRTSGAITELLAPQQKVLVQVMKEPTGNKGPRLTGNITMPGRYVVLMPFNRGVNLSRRIRTENERNRLRALAILIKPSGMGMLVRTEAEGKPEEAIIEDLEMLLKQWESIQQEAQSTRAPALLKRDDDFIQRVLRDMYGADVNRIVVDSNLGLKRVKQALVNWSGGSVPQGLLIDHHRDRTSILEYFRINAAIKEALKPRVDLPSGGYVIIEPTEALTVVDVNSGSFTRSATARETVLWTNCEAATEIARQLRMRNIAGVIIVDFIDMDSQKDQLQVLEHFNKALKADKARPQIAQLSELGLVELTRKRQGQNIYELFGSTCPTCGGLGHIEHLPGEGDYREKEVAATPTRERISLAEVPERSPVVIPATREFRTPTPKLPETRETYSDIAEAFNNSDRNPVVSISDRSSYQEDEESDRRTRRRRHSRIEAAEAQENSLNLVNELEPEIDVDEQEEAQSNIDATSSTNKVSWIERAERTKPVKPEPIKPIVTPPEIVTVEMTPEQQDVYALMGVSPLVLLNRQVKNPKSAIVNVTLPGLAGKSAAVETIEATDTFVAPLDAIESDSDRGEQLVLPIAPSLEPVTIAPEIAPISAIEETPVENNLVEVVSEIAEPEPVEEPPRRRRRRSSATE, from the coding sequence ATGCCAAAACAAATTATTATCGCCGAACAGCACCACATAGCTGCGGTTTTTAGCGAAGATCAAATTCAAGAACTTGTAGTAGCTACTGGGCATCACCAAATAAGTGATGTTTACTTAGGAGTAGTAGAAAACGTATTACCTGGGATAGATGCTGCTTTTGTCAATATTGGCGATTCGGAGCGCAATGGATTTATTCACGTTACCGATTTAGGCCCGTTGCGACTCAAGCGCACATCTGGAGCCATTACAGAATTACTAGCTCCCCAGCAAAAAGTGTTAGTCCAAGTAATGAAAGAGCCAACGGGAAATAAAGGACCTAGGCTTACGGGTAATATTACTATGCCCGGTCGTTATGTAGTATTAATGCCCTTTAATCGTGGCGTAAACTTATCACGGAGAATTAGAACCGAAAACGAACGCAATCGCTTGAGAGCTTTAGCAATCCTCATTAAACCGTCGGGAATGGGTATGCTAGTGCGTACCGAAGCTGAGGGAAAGCCCGAAGAAGCAATTATTGAAGACTTAGAAATGTTGCTAAAGCAATGGGAGTCAATACAACAAGAAGCACAATCGACACGAGCGCCCGCTTTACTCAAACGCGACGATGATTTTATTCAGCGCGTATTAAGGGATATGTACGGCGCAGATGTCAACCGGATTGTAGTAGATTCAAATTTAGGCTTAAAACGAGTCAAGCAGGCTTTGGTTAATTGGAGTGGTGGGAGTGTTCCCCAAGGGTTGCTGATCGATCATCACCGCGATCGCACATCAATACTCGAATACTTCCGCATCAATGCCGCGATTAAAGAAGCGCTAAAACCACGAGTTGACTTGCCTTCGGGGGGTTATGTAATTATTGAACCTACCGAAGCTTTGACAGTAGTTGATGTCAATTCTGGCTCGTTTACGCGATCGGCTACCGCTAGAGAAACTGTATTATGGACAAATTGCGAAGCAGCAACAGAAATAGCTAGACAACTGCGGATGCGGAATATAGCGGGAGTAATTATTGTTGATTTTATTGACATGGACTCTCAAAAAGACCAACTCCAAGTCTTAGAACACTTTAATAAAGCTCTTAAAGCTGATAAAGCTAGACCACAAATAGCCCAGTTATCAGAATTAGGTTTAGTCGAACTTACCCGCAAGCGCCAAGGGCAAAACATCTATGAATTGTTTGGTAGCACCTGCCCAACTTGTGGCGGATTGGGACATATAGAACACTTACCAGGTGAAGGCGACTATCGGGAAAAAGAAGTAGCCGCAACTCCGACTAGAGAAAGAATATCTTTAGCTGAAGTACCAGAGCGATCGCCCGTTGTCATTCCGGCAACTAGGGAGTTTCGCACGCCCACCCCTAAACTACCAGAAACGCGAGAAACTTATTCAGATATCGCTGAAGCCTTTAACAATAGCGATCGTAATCCCGTAGTGAGTATTAGTGATCGTTCTAGCTACCAAGAAGACGAGGAAAGCGATCGCCGTACTCGCCGCCGTCGCCATAGCCGGATAGAAGCTGCAGAAGCCCAAGAAAATAGTTTAAATTTGGTCAATGAACTAGAACCAGAAATAGACGTTGATGAGCAAGAAGAAGCCCAGAGCAACATTGACGCAACATCTAGCACCAATAAAGTTAGTTGGATTGAAAGAGCAGAGCGCACCAAGCCTGTAAAACCAGAGCCAATCAAACCTATCGTCACCCCGCCGGAAATTGTGACGGTAGAAATGACCCCAGAACAGCAAGATGTGTATGCGTTGATGGGAGTGTCGCCCTTAGTGCTATTAAATCGCCAAGTCAAAAACCCCAAAAGTGCGATCGTCAACGTTACGTTACCAGGACTTGCGGGAAAATCTGCGGCGGTGGAAACTATAGAGGCAACAGATACTTTTGTAGCACCATTAGACGCAATCGAATCCGATAGCGATCGGGGCGAGCAGTTAGTTTTACCCATTGCACCCAGCTTAGAACCCGTAACTATTGCTCCAGAAATTGCCCCAATTAGCGCGATAGAAGAAACTCCAGTGGAAAATAACCTAGTGGAGGTTGTTAGCGAAATTGCTGAACCCGAACCTGTAGAAGAACCACCTCGTCGCCGCCGCCGCCGTTCTTCAGCTACAGAATAG
- a CDS encoding TIGR03960 family B12-binding radical SAM protein — translation MVAVKELLTDGILKPARYLGNELGSVHKDWDTATVRWVLTYPEVYEVGASNLGHIILYSILNAQPRQLCDRAYLPASDLSAKLRETHTPLFAVESKAFLKEFDILGFSLSYELGATNILEMLDLAGIPLTWQERQQSDYPLIFAGGQTATSNPEPYADFFDFIALGDGEELLPEIGLVLEQGKLASLSRVELLLELAQVPGVYVPQFYEMAEDGSVHPLRPDVPIRILRRVATPMPAYSIGLVPYVETVHDRLTVEIRRGCTRGCRFCQPGMLTRPARDVEPEEVIESIEEGMRATGYNEFSLLSLSCSDYLALPAVGVEIKNRLKNENISLSLPSQRVDRFDENIANILGGTRLGGLTFAPEAGTQRLRDVVNKGLTNEELLRGVKTAVEQGWDKIKLYFMIGLPGETEEDVLGIAETVRWLQRECRNIERKEVPGNDKSSSQRRSGDGRKALSINLTISNFTPKPHTPFQWHCVTDAEFERKKWLLRQEFRSIRNLKANFTDVRISAMEDFVGRGDRRLAPVIRRAWELGAGMDAWFESVDQAFGAWERAIAESGLGWKYRQKEEDAATPQTNDDRRLPWDHINTGISKEWLKADLEKALAAAIVPDCSFDECSHCGVCSVDFGHNVVIDALPIPKFAGDFVPNTDRLQRVRVWFGKLGDLALISHLDLLRLFDRVLRRAALPISFSGGFHPSPRMAIAMALPLGVTSNGEIIDFELTQTVDLEEFQQKLSQQLPANLPIYKVAEVDLKAPSSAKLLTQAEYLLTVTNTNESQWQQWIEAIKATDSIMLEHTTKSGKPQSINLRSRLIDLAVVSTTFDEVVLRYTGVCQNDGTQLKPEQVIFMLEQVARQEFNLLHIHRDRLLIED, via the coding sequence GTGGTTGCAGTTAAAGAATTATTAACCGATGGAATTCTCAAACCTGCTCGTTATTTAGGTAATGAGTTGGGGTCAGTCCATAAAGACTGGGATACAGCTACAGTGCGATGGGTATTGACATACCCAGAAGTGTACGAAGTTGGAGCGTCCAACTTAGGGCATATTATCCTGTACAGCATTTTAAATGCTCAACCGCGCCAACTGTGCGATCGCGCCTATCTCCCCGCGTCCGATTTATCAGCAAAGCTGCGCGAAACTCACACACCTTTATTTGCAGTAGAGTCCAAGGCTTTTTTAAAAGAGTTTGACATTTTAGGCTTTAGTCTAAGCTACGAACTAGGCGCAACCAACATTCTAGAGATGTTGGATTTAGCAGGAATACCCCTGACGTGGCAAGAAAGACAACAAAGCGATTACCCGCTAATCTTTGCAGGTGGACAAACTGCAACTTCAAACCCCGAACCCTACGCAGATTTTTTTGATTTTATTGCTTTAGGTGATGGGGAAGAATTACTACCGGAAATTGGCTTAGTTTTAGAACAAGGTAAGTTGGCTAGTTTAAGTAGAGTTGAATTACTCCTTGAACTAGCACAAGTACCCGGCGTATACGTGCCGCAATTTTATGAAATGGCTGAAGATGGCTCGGTACATCCCCTGCGCCCCGATGTCCCAATTAGGATTTTGCGCCGTGTAGCTACTCCCATGCCTGCTTATTCGATTGGTTTAGTACCATACGTAGAAACGGTACACGATCGCCTCACAGTAGAAATTAGACGCGGTTGTACTCGCGGTTGTCGTTTCTGTCAACCTGGAATGCTCACCCGTCCGGCGAGGGATGTAGAACCAGAGGAAGTAATAGAATCGATAGAAGAAGGAATGAGAGCGACGGGCTACAACGAATTTTCCTTACTATCGCTCAGTTGCTCGGATTATTTAGCTTTACCCGCCGTTGGGGTAGAAATAAAAAATCGCCTCAAAAATGAAAACATTTCCCTGTCTCTACCTAGTCAAAGAGTAGATAGGTTTGATGAAAATATTGCTAATATTTTAGGCGGTACAAGGCTGGGTGGGCTAACTTTTGCGCCAGAAGCTGGTACTCAAAGGCTGCGGGATGTAGTCAATAAAGGTTTAACTAACGAAGAATTGCTCCGGGGAGTAAAAACGGCGGTAGAGCAAGGCTGGGACAAAATTAAGCTGTATTTTATGATCGGTTTACCCGGCGAAACTGAGGAAGATGTATTAGGCATTGCGGAGACGGTGCGGTGGTTGCAACGCGAATGTCGAAATATAGAAAGAAAAGAAGTACCAGGGAACGATAAATCATCATCGCAGCGCCGCTCTGGGGACGGTAGAAAGGCTTTAAGCATTAATTTGACAATTTCTAACTTTACGCCCAAACCCCATACGCCGTTTCAATGGCATTGCGTTACAGATGCGGAGTTTGAACGCAAAAAATGGTTGCTAAGACAAGAATTTCGCTCTATTAGAAATTTGAAGGCAAATTTTACCGACGTGCGCATATCGGCGATGGAGGATTTTGTCGGGAGAGGCGATCGCCGCCTTGCGCCGGTGATTCGTCGTGCTTGGGAATTGGGCGCGGGAATGGATGCTTGGTTTGAGAGCGTCGATCAAGCTTTTGGGGCTTGGGAAAGAGCGATCGCCGAATCAGGTTTAGGATGGAAATATCGCCAAAAAGAAGAAGATGCGGCGACACCTCAAACTAATGACGATCGGCGTTTACCTTGGGATCATATCAATACTGGAATTAGCAAGGAATGGCTAAAAGCAGACTTAGAAAAAGCCTTAGCCGCCGCTATTGTACCCGATTGCTCTTTTGATGAATGTTCCCATTGCGGCGTTTGTAGCGTAGATTTTGGTCACAATGTAGTTATAGATGCTCTACCTATTCCCAAATTTGCCGGGGATTTTGTCCCCAATACCGATAGATTGCAACGGGTGCGGGTGTGGTTTGGCAAGTTGGGAGACTTGGCTTTAATTAGTCACCTAGATTTGCTGCGTTTATTCGATCGCGTACTGCGACGCGCAGCTTTGCCAATCTCTTTTAGTGGTGGCTTTCATCCTAGCCCCCGCATGGCGATCGCTATGGCTCTACCATTAGGAGTAACTAGCAATGGCGAAATTATCGATTTTGAACTTACTCAAACGGTGGATTTAGAGGAGTTTCAACAAAAACTTAGCCAACAGTTGCCAGCGAATTTACCAATCTACAAAGTAGCCGAAGTTGATTTAAAAGCGCCATCTTCAGCAAAACTACTAACTCAAGCAGAGTATTTGCTAACAGTAACAAATACAAACGAAAGTCAATGGCAGCAATGGATAGAAGCAATTAAAGCTACTGATTCTATTATGCTTGAACACACTACCAAATCCGGGAAACCTCAGTCAATCAATTTACGCAGTCGTTTAATCGATCTAGCTGTAGTTTCCACAACTTTCGACGAAGTAGTTTTACGCTACACCGGGGTTTGTCAAAATGACGGTACGCAACTAAAACCAGAACAAGTAATATTTATGCTAGAGCAAGTAGCAAGGCAAGAATTTAACTTACTGCATATCCACCGCGATCGCCTACTAATCGAAGATTAG
- a CDS encoding STAS domain-containing protein, with the protein MSTTIAYPEITVICPYGAINASNSVDFQQEMARAIAQNQKSNVLVNLKEVESLDSAGLMALVSSLRLAQTLGSRFSLCGVSPSIRIIFELTQLDRVFEIFENTTAFEKACS; encoded by the coding sequence ATGTCAACCACAATCGCCTATCCAGAAATTACAGTTATCTGCCCTTATGGTGCTATAAATGCCTCGAACTCAGTAGATTTTCAGCAAGAAATGGCAAGAGCGATCGCCCAAAATCAAAAATCTAATGTTCTAGTAAATTTAAAAGAAGTAGAATCATTAGATAGCGCTGGGTTGATGGCATTAGTTTCAAGTCTTAGACTAGCTCAGACTTTAGGATCGCGTTTTAGCTTGTGCGGTGTTTCGCCATCTATTCGGATTATCTTTGAATTGACACAGTTAGACAGAGTATTTGAAATATTTGAAAATACTACTGCCTTTGAAAAAGCGTGTTCATAA
- a CDS encoding pyridoxal phosphate-dependent aminotransferase, with amino-acid sequence MQFAKRLEKIPPYLFAEIDRKRDEMVSKGVDIINMGVGDPDKPTPQPIVQAMHEAIDDSFTHNYPPYQGTKEFREAVVQWMERRFGVTGLDPNTEVVSSIGSKEAIHNTFLAFVESGDYTLIPDPGYPVYRTSTIFAGGEYYRMPLLPEANFLPDLAAIPEEIARKAKLLWINYPNNPTGGLATLEFFEELVAYCKKYDILLCHDHAYSEMAYDGYKPPSVLQVPGAKDIAIEFHSLSKSYNMTGWRVGFVVGSSHGIKGLGQVKTNVDSGVFKAVQKAAIAAYSTTEAQLQAVMSVYQKRRDIIVQGLQSLGWDIEAPKATLYVWAKVPQGYNSTEFVTLLLDKCGIIVPPGNGYGESGEGFFRIALTVADERMHEAIKRMKDAGIRYS; translated from the coding sequence ATGCAGTTCGCTAAACGCTTAGAAAAAATACCTCCCTATCTATTTGCTGAAATAGACCGCAAACGCGACGAAATGGTTTCCAAGGGAGTAGATATTATTAATATGGGAGTAGGAGATCCAGATAAGCCTACTCCACAACCAATTGTCCAAGCAATGCACGAGGCGATTGATGACTCGTTCACGCATAACTATCCGCCTTATCAAGGCACAAAAGAGTTTAGAGAAGCGGTAGTACAATGGATGGAACGACGGTTTGGGGTTACAGGACTAGATCCAAATACTGAAGTTGTATCATCTATTGGTTCTAAAGAAGCCATCCACAATACATTTTTAGCTTTTGTAGAATCTGGAGATTATACATTAATACCCGATCCTGGTTATCCGGTGTATCGCACTTCAACAATTTTTGCTGGTGGCGAGTATTATCGGATGCCATTATTACCAGAAGCTAACTTTTTACCAGATTTAGCGGCGATTCCTGAAGAAATAGCCCGTAAAGCTAAGTTGTTGTGGATTAATTACCCAAATAATCCTACCGGGGGATTGGCGACACTAGAATTTTTTGAGGAGTTAGTAGCTTATTGCAAAAAATACGACATTTTACTGTGTCACGATCACGCCTACTCAGAGATGGCTTACGATGGCTACAAGCCGCCTAGCGTCTTGCAAGTACCGGGAGCGAAGGATATAGCAATTGAGTTTCATAGCTTGTCTAAATCCTACAATATGACGGGCTGGCGAGTGGGGTTTGTGGTGGGTTCCAGTCACGGAATTAAGGGATTAGGACAAGTAAAGACAAATGTAGATTCGGGGGTATTTAAAGCCGTACAAAAAGCTGCGATCGCTGCCTATTCTACTACAGAAGCGCAATTGCAGGCGGTAATGTCGGTTTACCAAAAACGGCGCGATATTATTGTTCAAGGTTTGCAGAGTTTAGGCTGGGATATTGAAGCGCCTAAAGCAACTTTGTATGTATGGGCGAAAGTTCCTCAAGGTTATAATTCGACGGAGTTTGTAACGTTGTTATTGGATAAGTGCGGGATTATTGTCCCCCCTGGTAACGGTTACGGCGAATCGGGTGAAGGATTTTTTCGGATTGCGCTTACCGTTGCTGATGAGCGGATGCACGAGGCGATTAAACGGATGAAGGATGCGGGGATTCGTTACTCGTAA
- the clpS gene encoding ATP-dependent Clp protease adapter ClpS codes for MSVETIQKPSTIRKIAPRYRVLLHNDDFNSMEFVVKVLMETVSSITQPQAVSIMMEAHSNGIALVITCAQEHAEFYCETMNNHGLQSTIEPDE; via the coding sequence GTGTCTGTTGAAACCATCCAAAAGCCTTCGACTATCCGTAAAATAGCACCCCGGTATCGCGTTTTATTGCATAACGACGACTTTAATAGCATGGAATTTGTGGTAAAAGTCTTGATGGAAACCGTAAGCAGCATTACCCAGCCTCAAGCCGTCAGTATTATGATGGAAGCTCATAGTAATGGTATTGCTTTAGTAATTACTTGCGCTCAAGAACACGCGGAGTTTTACTGTGAAACTATGAATAATCACGGTTTACAAAGCACTATTGAGCCAGATGAGTAA
- a CDS encoding CPBP family intramembrane glutamic endopeptidase, whose translation MKEFNFIAIALYPAPARLGIFVLGLLLLWLPFALPIYAYVGDRNLASILTIVLLYAEFILLLKLWGKYVYQQPQIWRYYGLVGSKANGRELLVGLGIGLITVLSLFSLEGLLGWLQWQQGIQAKIVVEGLVVAIATGFAEELLFRGWLLDELQRDYAKAAIWINALLFASLHFIKPLSEMLRTAPQFPGLLILGLTLVLAKRRCNSRLGLSIGIHGGLIWGYYIINVGQLIKYSGQVPDWVTGVNQNPLAGLVGIGFLSIMAWVMSR comes from the coding sequence TTGAAGGAATTTAACTTTATTGCGATCGCACTTTACCCAGCCCCTGCAAGGTTGGGTATATTTGTTCTAGGGTTACTGCTGCTATGGTTGCCTTTTGCTTTACCTATCTATGCTTATGTAGGCGATCGCAATTTAGCTAGTATCTTGACAATAGTGTTATTGTATGCTGAATTTATTTTACTACTGAAACTGTGGGGAAAATACGTTTACCAGCAACCGCAAATATGGCGTTATTACGGGTTAGTCGGTAGTAAGGCGAATGGGAGAGAATTGTTAGTAGGGTTGGGAATTGGCTTAATAACGGTTTTGAGCTTATTTAGTTTAGAAGGATTGTTAGGTTGGTTACAGTGGCAGCAAGGGATACAGGCAAAAATAGTTGTTGAGGGGTTAGTAGTTGCGATCGCAACGGGTTTTGCGGAAGAATTGTTATTTCGCGGTTGGCTATTAGATGAATTACAGCGCGATTACGCAAAAGCGGCAATTTGGATAAATGCTTTACTATTTGCCTCTTTGCACTTTATTAAACCACTATCAGAAATGCTCCGAACAGCGCCGCAATTTCCCGGTTTATTAATACTGGGATTAACGCTAGTTTTGGCAAAACGCCGTTGCAACTCCCGCCTGGGTTTATCGATTGGCATTCATGGCGGTTTAATTTGGGGCTACTATATTATCAATGTTGGTCAATTGATTAAGTATTCTGGGCAAGTTCCCGACTGGGTTACAGGCGTTAATCAAAACCCTTTAGCGGGATTAGTGGGGATAGGATTTTTAAGTATTATGGCTTGGGTAATGAGCAGGTAG
- a CDS encoding type II toxin-antitoxin system YhaV family toxin — protein sequence MIRNGWQIYFIKRLFGKQRRDLQAEVRRLKQTLPPEDYLSHSVVKLYTAIMVAIKERIPEDPFAEYFALSGPLKKYGRVKKMGLPERYRLFFRALPNQKAIFILWLGYPRKAGDKNDCYKAFTKMVEQGDYPDSLDELLLLSDED from the coding sequence TTGATTCGTAATGGGTGGCAGATTTACTTCATTAAACGGCTATTTGGCAAACAGCGCCGTGATTTACAAGCAGAAGTTCGCCGCCTGAAACAGACTTTGCCTCCTGAAGACTACTTGAGTCACAGTGTAGTAAAACTTTATACAGCAATTATGGTTGCCATCAAAGAAAGAATTCCTGAAGATCCTTTCGCTGAATATTTTGCTTTATCTGGTCCACTCAAGAAGTACGGGCGAGTCAAAAAAATGGGACTGCCTGAGCGCTACCGCCTTTTCTTTCGTGCTTTGCCAAATCAAAAAGCAATCTTCATTCTTTGGCTAGGCTACCCCCGCAAAGCCGGAGATAAAAACGATTGCTATAAAGCCTTTACCAAAATGGTTGAGCAAGGCGACTATCCAGATTCTCTTGACGAGTTGCTATTGTTGAGCGACGAAGATTAA
- a CDS encoding type II toxin-antitoxin system Phd/YefM family antitoxin, which produces MIRTNLNEARDNLSDLVERVGYGQERIMLEQHGKPVAVIVSLEDINRLEAFEDANASALRKLKQEKDELMLSLFLDLLMNKALQNSEELESYTEDMASEDDELIAGVVLDS; this is translated from the coding sequence ATGATTAGAACTAATCTTAATGAAGCTCGTGATAATCTGTCGGACTTAGTCGAGCGTGTAGGTTATGGTCAAGAGCGAATAATGCTTGAGCAACATGGAAAGCCAGTAGCAGTAATAGTTAGTCTTGAGGATATTAATCGCCTAGAAGCTTTTGAAGATGCTAATGCCTCTGCTCTGCGTAAGCTTAAGCAAGAAAAAGATGAACTTATGCTCTCGCTGTTTCTAGATTTGCTAATGAATAAGGCTTTACAAAATTCTGAGGAATTGGAAAGTTACACAGAAGATATGGCATCTGAAGATGACGAATTGATTGCAGGAGTGGTACTTGATTCGTAA
- a CDS encoding pentapeptide repeat-containing protein, protein MDIEAIRKGKIVHLPGANLEDEDFSNLDLTGINLAGANLVGVNFSGSKLERARLDGANLLGSQLLGSDLRANLLGANLMQADLSGADLRGSNLRGANLMGAKLTQTSFAGAFLSGANLMSVNLQGVDLRGADLRGVNLSGANLQGANLSQADLQGALLQEANLEEADLRNANLSGANLTGANLLCAELEGTNLAGVNLTGACLVGTVA, encoded by the coding sequence GTGGATATTGAAGCCATCCGTAAAGGAAAAATTGTACATTTACCAGGAGCTAATTTAGAAGATGAAGATTTTTCTAATTTGGATCTTACGGGAATCAATCTAGCTGGTGCTAATTTAGTTGGGGTCAATTTTTCTGGTTCAAAACTAGAAAGAGCGCGTTTAGACGGAGCAAATTTACTGGGAAGTCAGCTTTTAGGTTCTGACTTAAGAGCAAATTTGTTAGGGGCAAATTTGATGCAAGCAGACTTAAGCGGCGCAGATTTGCGCGGTAGCAACTTAAGAGGGGCGAATCTGATGGGGGCGAAATTAACACAAACCTCTTTTGCTGGTGCTTTTTTAAGTGGTGCTAATTTAATGAGTGTCAATTTGCAAGGTGTAGACTTGCGGGGCGCAGATTTGCGCGGAGTCAACCTGAGTGGGGCAAATTTACAAGGAGCAAACCTTAGTCAGGCTGATTTGCAAGGAGCATTGTTGCAGGAAGCCAATTTAGAAGAAGCCGATTTACGCAATGCTAATTTATCCGGGGCAAATTTAACCGGAGCTAATTTATTATGTGCGGAGTTGGAAGGAACTAATTTAGCAGGAGTCAATCTTACAGGCGCTTGTTTAGTCGGTACTGTCGCTTAA